In a single window of the Plodia interpunctella isolate USDA-ARS_2022_Savannah chromosome 26, ilPloInte3.2, whole genome shotgun sequence genome:
- the LOC128681090 gene encoding uncharacterized protein LOC128681090 isoform X3, with protein sequence MRFAICGLLCLNLVFSVPQASLADEETYLGDINIDSYAARRNNPENNGDSEKPETLERIDRPYAVDQNDDTSPDDTNRRKENSYRVVMKQTYKIREPVKYNVSRVIKTKVTRSRPVVRKIYRNRYENSDGALSKIYYAGRENNANVEYLPLSADVQVDVDTNEVTSDQTLKAYPQIEVNEMARINELRSQNQQNYHPLELLKQNDRLTSRGQLQSIHSYAYVYPKTIVNYALNPNSNRNDYNKRYERVFNMEYKPEILNNYVYDIKNGLRVTGNKYPDNYKAQWYQTIGTLSDNDEIEKENQVTENQKVISAPTEHAKELSEFGKGLIQLNNFLNDNMHKSKKRGWFDGYDQSQSDLAKDSSIYTIKIGGGYTQNSEVNNNKEVDEIYSKFDFTRSTTPLANSADITSAEADSHMLRVTIDKETKPPEKSEHVWTITPYSSPIATSEHNHVSSTTIDSPKFRERISAPIVSKENDGTNVQPIKEGDELNMNDNRSVEPEEQVFTEKFTDWTRARHTLLPDDEDLVRVIQKSNEEPAFPIVSDDDETLSNPGERLDENQSGLDNPKTLRPNTGKSVDGNQNLNVLLEKLSDLRLRPDKELHKIEDNPFLSWEVAHKIDTSTNSDETLYETTENPTLANVYVTSPASGTLRENPNRDLQSVTEFSSDPVTILNETGEKPKDLRYGYSNTFDLIDDNPELHEAYEKKSDFTNNFDTINYNPENIREFYSGYGDGVTVENPKRFHTFVPDFVGNFDKYVDSRPYISQVYSPYGDLLSTEAKPKEHYSGLLNTLEKAYQSSVLTPHEGFSAYAKILGQANENPIVLPQKVYEAGGYDTGYNWEESNNPNGILKKISNVYSGYDNVLQKTDGDPNRLYPNLVNTSDKTVKHPLEKLYDVSSDTGVNVDEISSQKGILEKVSEFYSTTSEAVGTTNEKPTKLNVDIVNSLDETNKNPVLALKKIYEVNTDVIENVDETIVSPNGVFQNVTEINSAPDKTSEKIGMVTNEPGSISHTIKDPDIVQNVVVEEEILEKSTTHIIPSSTPELNENQLTLEEESVLPLTTIPNVNSLDTHLPEVIKHPKVTEELEEVKIKATLLDLQTDLTEHLRINNIPDLLVETEPLTKKQSEPENKSNDFDESAWTLFPLDDDEDTGKEVSVEEPDENKRYFPRFPRPPHVPPPRPQESPEKVVEIFPIEHYGYDVNANDGLNYPELWSAEFQTEESQGKMNPYSYINKDDVNEGLQYPENR encoded by the exons ATGAGATTTGCAATATGCGGACTTCTTTGTctcaatttagttttttcc gtCCCGCAAGCCTCGCTTGCAGATGAAGAAACCTATTTGGGTGATATAAACATAGATTCGTATGCGGCGCGTAGAAATAATCCCGAAAATAATGGAGATTCAGAAAAACCCGAAACACTTGAGCGTATTGATAGACCGTATGCTGTAGATCAAAATGATGATACGAGCCCTGACGATACAAACCGCAGAAAAGAAAACAGCTACAGAGTTGTTATGAAACAGACCTATAAAATCCGTGAGCCAGTAAAGTATAATGTCAGCCgtgttattaaaacaaaagtcaCAAGGTCTAGGCCCGTTGTGCGTAAGATATACCGAAACAGATATGAAAATTCAGATGGTGCtttatctaaaatttattatgctgGTAGAGAAAATAATGCAAACGTCGAATACTTGCCCCTCTCTGCTGATGTTCAAGTTGACGTTGATACTAATGAAGTTACAAGTGATCAAACGTTAAAAGCCTATCCGCAAATCGAAGTTAATGAAATGGCTCGCATTAATGAACTAAGATCTCAGAACCAACAAAATTACCATCCGTTAGaattattgaaacaaaatgaTCGATTAACAAGTCGAGGTCAATTGCAAAGTATCCATAGTTACGCATATGTATATCCAAAAACGATCGTAAATTATGCGCTTAATCCGAACTCAAATAgaaatgattataataaaagatatGAGCGTGTTTTCAATATGGAATATAAacctgaaattttaaataactatgtatatgatattaaaaatggcCTGCGTGTAACAGGCAATAAATATCCAGACAATTATAAGGCTCAATGGTATCAAACTATCGGTACACTGAGTGACaatgatgaaattgaaaaggaAAATCAAGTAACCGaaaatcaaaaagttatttcagCACCAACCGAACATGCTAAAGAATTATCAGAGTTTGGTAAAGGGTTAATTCAATTGAACAATTTCTTGAATGATAATATGCACAAATCTAAGAAAAGGGGTTGGTTTGATGGTTATGATCAAAGTCAATCTGATTTAGCAAAAGATTCCTCgatttatacaataaagatCGGTGGAGGTTATACACAAAACTCtgaggtaaataataataaagaagtagatgaaatatatagtaaatttGACTTTACTCGCAGTACGACTCCTTTAGCCAATAGCGCTGATATAACAAGTGCTGAGGCTGATTCGCACATGCTGAGAGTTACAATCGACAAAGAGACAAAACCGCCTGAGAAATCTGAACATGTATGGACTATAACCCCATATAGTTCTCCAATCGCAACCAGCGAACATAATCACGTATCAAGCACTACAATTGATTCACCTAAATTTAGAGAAAGGATAAGTGCTCCGATAGTTTCTAAAGAAAATGATGGAACAAATGTTCAACCAATTAAAGAAGGAGATGAGTTAAATATGAATGATAATCGATCGGTAGAGCCCGAGGAACAGGTTTTTACTGAAAAATTTACAGATTGGACTCGAGCTCGCCATACATTACTACCAGATGATGAAGATCTTGTAAGAGtgatacaaaaatcaaatgaaGAACCTGCATTCCCTATAGTTTCAGATGACGACGAGACCCTGTCTAACCCTGGCGAAAGATTAGACGAAAACCAATCAGGCCTAGATAATCCTAAAACACTTCGTCCTAATACAGGAAAATCTGTCGACGgaaatcaaaatttgaatgtgcTATTGGAAAAACTATCTGATCTTCGATTGCGTCCCGATAaagaattacataaaatagagGACAACCCTTTTTTGTCATGGGAAGTAGCACATAAAATTGATACTAGTACCAATTCAGatgaaactttgtatgaaacaaCTGAAAATCCAACATTAGCAAACGTATACGTAACCAGCCCAGCGTCTGGGACTTTGCGTGAAAATCCAAATCGGGATTTACAAAGTGTAACTGAATTCAGTTCCGATCCTGTTACGATTTTAAACGAAACTGGTGAAAAACCGAAAGATCTTCGTTATGGTTATAGTAATACGTTTGATTTAATTGATGACAATCCGGAGTTACATGAAGcatacgaaaaaaaatcagatttcactaataattttgacacaaTAAACTACAATCCTGAAAATATTCGAGAATTCTATTCTGGTTATGGTGATGGTGTAACTGTTGAAAATCCAAAAAGATTTCATACTTTCGTTCCGGATTTCGTCgggaattttgataaatatgttGATAGTCGGCCTTACATATCTCAAGTTTACTCTCCCTATGGTGATCTTTTAAGTACAGAAGCAAAACCTAAAGAACACTATTCtggtttattaaatacattagaAAAAGCCTATCAAAGTTCCGTTTTGACACCACACGAAGGCTTTTCTGCTTACGCAAAAATTTTGGGCCAAGCAAATGAAAACCCAATTGTATTACCACAAAAAGTATATGAAGCTGGTGGTTATGATACGGGTTACAATTGGGAAGAATCAAACAATCCGaatggaatattaaaaaaaatatctaacgTCTATTCTGGTTATGATAACGTTTTGCAAAAAACAGATGGAGACCCTAATAGACTTTATCCTAATTTAGTTAATACATCAGACAAAACAGTCAAACATCCAttagaaaaattgtatgacGTCAGTTCCGACACGGGTGTTAATGTGGATGAAATAAGCAGCCAAAAAGGAATATTGGAAAAAGTATCTGAATTCTATTCTACTACTAGTGAAGCTGTAGGTACAACGAACGAAAAACCTACAAAACTTAACGTTGATATAGTCAATTCATTGGATGAAACGAATAAAAATCCAGTTCTggcattgaaaaaaatctatgaagTTAATACAGATGTCATTGAAAATGTAGACGAAACAATTGTTAGCCCAAATGGAGTGTTCCAAAATGTAACTGAAATCAACTCTGCTCCTGACAAGACTTCAGAAAAAATTGGAATGGTGACAAATGAACCTGGTTCAATTTCACACACGATAAAAGATCCAGACATAGTTCAAAATGTGGTTGTCGAAGAAGAAATATTAGAGAAATCTACCACACATATTATTCCATCTAGCACTCcagaattaaatgaaaatcaaCTGACATTAGAAGAAGAATCTGTTTTACCCTTAACTACTATACCCAATGTAAATTCACTTGATACACATTTGCCAGAAGTTATAAAACATCCCAAAGTTACAGAAGAATTAGAggaagttaaaataaaagctacACTTTTAGATTTACAAACTGATCTCACTGAACATTTAAGGATCAATAATATACCAGATCTTTTGGTTGAAACCGAACCACTAACTAAAAAG CAATCTGAACCAGAAAATAAGTCTAATGATTTCGATGAATCAGCGTGGACACTGTTTCCTCTCGATGACGATGAAGACACCGGTAAAGAAGTTTCGGTGGAGGAACCTGATGagaat AAAAGATATTTCCCCCGCTTCCCCCGCCCCCCGCACGTGCCCCCGCCCCGCCCCCAGGAGTCGCCAGAGAAGGTGGTAGAAATATTTCCGATAGAACACTATGGATACGACGTCAACGCTAACGATGGACTCAATTATCCTGAATTGTGGAGTGCTGAG tttcAGACCGAAGAATCGCAGGGAAAGATGAATCCTTACTCTTATATCAATAAGGACGATGTAAATGAAGGACTGCAGTATCCAGAg AACCGTTAa
- the LOC128681090 gene encoding uncharacterized protein LOC128681090 isoform X4 gives MRFAICGLLCLNLVFSVPQASLADEETYLGDINIDSYAARRNNPENNGDSEKPETLERIDRPYAVDQNDDTSPDDTNRRKENSYRVVMKQTYKIREPVKYNVSRVIKTKVTRSRPVVRKIYRNRYENSDGALSKIYYAGRENNANVEYLPLSADVQVDVDTNEVTSDQTLKAYPQIEVNEMARINELRSQNQQNYHPLELLKQNDRLTSRGQLQSIHSYAYVYPKTIVNYALNPNSNRNDYNKRYERVFNMEYKPEILNNYVYDIKNGLRVTGNKYPDNYKAQWYQTIGTLSDNDEIEKENQVTENQKVISAPTEHAKELSEFGKGLIQLNNFLNDNMHKSKKRGWFDGYDQSQSDLAKDSSIYTIKIGGGYTQNSEVNNNKEVDEIYSKFDFTRSTTPLANSADITSAEADSHMLRVTIDKETKPPEKSEHVWTITPYSSPIATSEHNHVSSTTIDSPKFRERISAPIVSKENDGTNVQPIKEGDELNMNDNRSVEPEEQVFTEKFTDWTRARHTLLPDDEDLVRVIQKSNEEPAFPIVSDDDETLSNPGERLDENQSGLDNPKTLRPNTGKSVDGNQNLNVLLEKLSDLRLRPDKELHKIEDNPFLSWEVAHKIDTSTNSDETLYETTENPTLANVYVTSPASGTLRENPNRDLQSVTEFSSDPVTILNETGEKPKDLRYGYSNTFDLIDDNPELHEAYEKKSDFTNNFDTINYNPENIREFYSGYGDGVTVENPKRFHTFVPDFVGNFDKYVDSRPYISQVYSPYGDLLSTEAKPKEHYSGLLNTLEKAYQSSVLTPHEGFSAYAKILGQANENPIVLPQKVYEAGGYDTGYNWEESNNPNGILKKISNVYSGYDNVLQKTDGDPNRLYPNLVNTSDKTVKHPLEKLYDVSSDTGVNVDEISSQKGILEKVSEFYSTTSEAVGTTNEKPTKLNVDIVNSLDETNKNPVLALKKIYEVNTDVIENVDETIVSPNGVFQNVTEINSAPDKTSEKIGMVTNEPGSISHTIKDPDIVQNVVVEEEILEKSTTHIIPSSTPELNENQLTLEEESVLPLTTIPNVNSLDTHLPEVIKHPKVTEELEEVKIKATLLDLQTDLTEHLRINNIPDLLVETEPLTKKQSEPENKSNDFDESAWTLFPLDDDEDTGKEVSVEEPDENFQTEESQGKMNPYSYINKDDVNEGLQYPENR, from the exons ATGAGATTTGCAATATGCGGACTTCTTTGTctcaatttagttttttcc gtCCCGCAAGCCTCGCTTGCAGATGAAGAAACCTATTTGGGTGATATAAACATAGATTCGTATGCGGCGCGTAGAAATAATCCCGAAAATAATGGAGATTCAGAAAAACCCGAAACACTTGAGCGTATTGATAGACCGTATGCTGTAGATCAAAATGATGATACGAGCCCTGACGATACAAACCGCAGAAAAGAAAACAGCTACAGAGTTGTTATGAAACAGACCTATAAAATCCGTGAGCCAGTAAAGTATAATGTCAGCCgtgttattaaaacaaaagtcaCAAGGTCTAGGCCCGTTGTGCGTAAGATATACCGAAACAGATATGAAAATTCAGATGGTGCtttatctaaaatttattatgctgGTAGAGAAAATAATGCAAACGTCGAATACTTGCCCCTCTCTGCTGATGTTCAAGTTGACGTTGATACTAATGAAGTTACAAGTGATCAAACGTTAAAAGCCTATCCGCAAATCGAAGTTAATGAAATGGCTCGCATTAATGAACTAAGATCTCAGAACCAACAAAATTACCATCCGTTAGaattattgaaacaaaatgaTCGATTAACAAGTCGAGGTCAATTGCAAAGTATCCATAGTTACGCATATGTATATCCAAAAACGATCGTAAATTATGCGCTTAATCCGAACTCAAATAgaaatgattataataaaagatatGAGCGTGTTTTCAATATGGAATATAAacctgaaattttaaataactatgtatatgatattaaaaatggcCTGCGTGTAACAGGCAATAAATATCCAGACAATTATAAGGCTCAATGGTATCAAACTATCGGTACACTGAGTGACaatgatgaaattgaaaaggaAAATCAAGTAACCGaaaatcaaaaagttatttcagCACCAACCGAACATGCTAAAGAATTATCAGAGTTTGGTAAAGGGTTAATTCAATTGAACAATTTCTTGAATGATAATATGCACAAATCTAAGAAAAGGGGTTGGTTTGATGGTTATGATCAAAGTCAATCTGATTTAGCAAAAGATTCCTCgatttatacaataaagatCGGTGGAGGTTATACACAAAACTCtgaggtaaataataataaagaagtagatgaaatatatagtaaatttGACTTTACTCGCAGTACGACTCCTTTAGCCAATAGCGCTGATATAACAAGTGCTGAGGCTGATTCGCACATGCTGAGAGTTACAATCGACAAAGAGACAAAACCGCCTGAGAAATCTGAACATGTATGGACTATAACCCCATATAGTTCTCCAATCGCAACCAGCGAACATAATCACGTATCAAGCACTACAATTGATTCACCTAAATTTAGAGAAAGGATAAGTGCTCCGATAGTTTCTAAAGAAAATGATGGAACAAATGTTCAACCAATTAAAGAAGGAGATGAGTTAAATATGAATGATAATCGATCGGTAGAGCCCGAGGAACAGGTTTTTACTGAAAAATTTACAGATTGGACTCGAGCTCGCCATACATTACTACCAGATGATGAAGATCTTGTAAGAGtgatacaaaaatcaaatgaaGAACCTGCATTCCCTATAGTTTCAGATGACGACGAGACCCTGTCTAACCCTGGCGAAAGATTAGACGAAAACCAATCAGGCCTAGATAATCCTAAAACACTTCGTCCTAATACAGGAAAATCTGTCGACGgaaatcaaaatttgaatgtgcTATTGGAAAAACTATCTGATCTTCGATTGCGTCCCGATAaagaattacataaaatagagGACAACCCTTTTTTGTCATGGGAAGTAGCACATAAAATTGATACTAGTACCAATTCAGatgaaactttgtatgaaacaaCTGAAAATCCAACATTAGCAAACGTATACGTAACCAGCCCAGCGTCTGGGACTTTGCGTGAAAATCCAAATCGGGATTTACAAAGTGTAACTGAATTCAGTTCCGATCCTGTTACGATTTTAAACGAAACTGGTGAAAAACCGAAAGATCTTCGTTATGGTTATAGTAATACGTTTGATTTAATTGATGACAATCCGGAGTTACATGAAGcatacgaaaaaaaatcagatttcactaataattttgacacaaTAAACTACAATCCTGAAAATATTCGAGAATTCTATTCTGGTTATGGTGATGGTGTAACTGTTGAAAATCCAAAAAGATTTCATACTTTCGTTCCGGATTTCGTCgggaattttgataaatatgttGATAGTCGGCCTTACATATCTCAAGTTTACTCTCCCTATGGTGATCTTTTAAGTACAGAAGCAAAACCTAAAGAACACTATTCtggtttattaaatacattagaAAAAGCCTATCAAAGTTCCGTTTTGACACCACACGAAGGCTTTTCTGCTTACGCAAAAATTTTGGGCCAAGCAAATGAAAACCCAATTGTATTACCACAAAAAGTATATGAAGCTGGTGGTTATGATACGGGTTACAATTGGGAAGAATCAAACAATCCGaatggaatattaaaaaaaatatctaacgTCTATTCTGGTTATGATAACGTTTTGCAAAAAACAGATGGAGACCCTAATAGACTTTATCCTAATTTAGTTAATACATCAGACAAAACAGTCAAACATCCAttagaaaaattgtatgacGTCAGTTCCGACACGGGTGTTAATGTGGATGAAATAAGCAGCCAAAAAGGAATATTGGAAAAAGTATCTGAATTCTATTCTACTACTAGTGAAGCTGTAGGTACAACGAACGAAAAACCTACAAAACTTAACGTTGATATAGTCAATTCATTGGATGAAACGAATAAAAATCCAGTTCTggcattgaaaaaaatctatgaagTTAATACAGATGTCATTGAAAATGTAGACGAAACAATTGTTAGCCCAAATGGAGTGTTCCAAAATGTAACTGAAATCAACTCTGCTCCTGACAAGACTTCAGAAAAAATTGGAATGGTGACAAATGAACCTGGTTCAATTTCACACACGATAAAAGATCCAGACATAGTTCAAAATGTGGTTGTCGAAGAAGAAATATTAGAGAAATCTACCACACATATTATTCCATCTAGCACTCcagaattaaatgaaaatcaaCTGACATTAGAAGAAGAATCTGTTTTACCCTTAACTACTATACCCAATGTAAATTCACTTGATACACATTTGCCAGAAGTTATAAAACATCCCAAAGTTACAGAAGAATTAGAggaagttaaaataaaagctacACTTTTAGATTTACAAACTGATCTCACTGAACATTTAAGGATCAATAATATACCAGATCTTTTGGTTGAAACCGAACCACTAACTAAAAAG CAATCTGAACCAGAAAATAAGTCTAATGATTTCGATGAATCAGCGTGGACACTGTTTCCTCTCGATGACGATGAAGACACCGGTAAAGAAGTTTCGGTGGAGGAACCTGATGagaat tttcAGACCGAAGAATCGCAGGGAAAGATGAATCCTTACTCTTATATCAATAAGGACGATGTAAATGAAGGACTGCAGTATCCAGAg AACCGTTAa